Genomic window (Bacillus vallismortis):
TACATTGTAGTAGGTATCATTTTCGGAGGGGGTGAGGATTGTGGCGAACCAACACGCCAATCATTCAATCAATGACTTTAAACAATTCGTCAAAAAGCATCCCAAGCTGATAAAAGAAGTGCGTAAAGAACAAAGAAGCTGGCAGGACGTCTATGAGAATTGGGTCCTCTTCGGGGAGAGCGACCCGATTTGGGATCCGTATCGGGAACCGGAAGAAGGTGCGAATGCTGTGCCAGAAACGGCGGAAAAAAATGATTTTGTCTCTAAAATGGTAACAGCGGTGAAAAAAATGGAT
Coding sequences:
- a CDS encoding YlbD family protein, which gives rise to MANQHANHSINDFKQFVKKHPKLIKEVRKEQRSWQDVYENWVLFGESDPIWDPYREPEEGANAVPETAEKNDFVSKMVTAVKKMDVNQMNEQINKMSQSISSLQSLLHTFSGSGQKQSQPGSGQHPFSFRKD